The DNA sequence ATAGGGCTGTGGAATATCTTTTCATTTTCAAACGTAGCTCAAATATAACGATGTTTTTTAAAAATTAGTGTTATTTTTCAGTATTTAGAAATATTAACTAATTTTGATTAACATTTAAATATTGTGCCATTTGAAACGGTTTGCTGTATTACTTTTGTTGTTTTATTTTCAACATCTATTTTCCCAAGTAATTGAGACTACCGCACCATTGATAATTGATGAATCTCGGTCAACAATTCGTACGCGTTTTATTCCGCCCAAAGGATTTTATTGGATAAATGAAGAACCCGGAAGTTTCAGTCAATTTCTCAATAATTTTCCGCTTCATCCACCTAATTTTCCGGTCAGAGATTTTACCGGAGTTCCTATAGAGCAGCAGCAACATCATATTGCGCTCTTAAAAATTGATGTGGGTGTTAAAAATTTGCAGCAATGCGCAGATGCGTGGATTCGTCTCTACGCTGAATATTTATGGATCAACCAAAGGTTTGATGAAATCGGATTCGAATTTACAAGCTCGCAATTTTTCACCTGGAACGATTTTAAAAAAGGAATAAGAACGAAAGAACTCAATAAAAAAGTAAGTTTCATAAAAACTGAAAAAGAAGATAATTCTTACGAAAATTTTCAAAAATATTTAGAAGTTATTTTTAGATATGCCGGCACCATTTCCTTGGATCGGGAATCGATTCCTATTAAAAATAATGCTGCCATTAAAACTGGTGATTTTCTTATAAAACCCGGAAGTCCTGGTCATTCCGTGATTATTGTTGGTGTTGCCAGAAATTTAGCTGGAAAGAAATTATATTTATTGGCCGAGAGTTTTATGCCAGCACAGGATATTCATGTTTTAGTGAATCATCAAAATCCGCAACTTTCGCCTTGGTATGAACTCGATGTTGGTGCACCGGAAACGACTACTGCAAAATATATTTTCAAACCAACTTCTATTAAAAGATTTCATGCTTTAAGGTGAAATTTACTTTGGTAAATAGATGTCGTCATCTTTTTCAATTAAAGAATACGATGAATAAATACGGTCGTTATTTGCGAAGAAGTTTTAGTTTTGCAGTTCTTTAAAAATAGTACTTTCCAACTTTCCATGAAAAATAAATTACCTAATTCGTTACTTTATCTTTTGAGCGTTTCAGCCGGTTTGGTTGTGGCGAATTTATACTACAATCAGCCTTTGCTTCATGATATTGCCTCAAGCCTTCAGGTCAAAGATGCTGAAGTGAGCAATGTCGCGCTTTCTACTCAGATTGGTTATGCTTTGGGTTTGTTGTTTATTATTCCGCTGGGTGATAAAGTCAGTAATCTAAAAATCATTAGACTGAATTTTTTAATTCTCGTTCTTTCCCTTATGGGAGCGGCACTTTCACAGTCTTTACCTCTATTAATTTTCAGTAGTTTTTTAATTGGGTTCACTTCTACACTTCCACAACTATTTGTGCCAATGGTTGCCCATCTGAGTAGTGATGAAGGACGTGGACGGGCAATCGGAATTGTAATGAGCGGATTACTAATCGGAATTTTGGGAAGTAGAGTTCTGAGTGGTTTGGTTGGTGAATATTTTGGCTGGCGCAGTGTGTTTTTTGGCGCAGCCGGTTTAATGACCATGCTTTTCTTTTTGTTAAATGCTAAACTACCAGTTATTCAACCAAAATTTGGCGAGAGTTATGCGAAATTAATGAAATCGCTTTGGTTTTATTTTAAAACAGAACCGACTTTGAGATTGGCAACTTTGCGTGGTGCTTTGGCTTTTGGAAGTTTAAGTGCGTTCTGGACCACCTTTGTTTTCCTAATGCAAGATTCTTTTGGCTACGGAAGTGCAGTTGCGGGTGGATTTGGTTTGTTTGGAATCGCTGGAGCGCTCGGTGCAACCGTTGTGGGAAAATTGAATAACCGTGTTAAAAAAAGTAAACTTATAATCTTTGGTACCATATTAATCATTGCATCGTGGTTGATATTTTTAGTTTCGCCACATTCAATTATTGGATTAATCATCGGAGTGGTGCTGATTGATTTAGGAGTACAAGGCGTTCATATCACCAACCAGAATATAGTTTTTTCTAAAAATACAGAAGCCAGAAACCGAGTGAACACCATTTATATGGTTGGGTTTTTCATCGGTGGAGCGGCAGGAACCAGTTTCGGTTCGCTTGCTTGGAATTACTTTGGATGGACTGGAGTTTCCGTGGTAGGCTTAGTATTCTCGGGAATTATTTTGATCGTTCAATTGTTGACGAATAAGAAAACGATTTAAATTGTTGTGAAAAATTATCTCGCAGATTTTGCAGATGACGCAGATTTAAAATTGTACGCAAAAAAATCTGCTTAATCTGCAAAATCTGCAGGAGTAGAAAATGATTGAGTTTTCTCAATACTCAATACTCAATATTTTAAAAATATTTTTCTTCTCACCCAAGTTTAAAATAGCTTGTTCACCAATCTTTTTATGCAACAATGCTTTCGCTAAAGGAGTAATAAATGATATTTTCTTTTTTGAAATATTAGCTTCGTCAACACCAACCAGCTGGAAAGTTTGCGTTGAGTTATTTTCTACATTTTTAAAAGTGACCGTTGCACCAATATGAATTTCATCTTGTGGCAATTTCTTTGGATCGATGATTTTCGCTGAGGTAATTCTCTCATTCAATAACTGAAGTTTCGCATTGATATGATTAAAAGAAATTCGGTATTCTTTCTCTTGCGATGGATCTAAATTGTCCTGTTCTTTAAGAAGAATTTCTTTTTCTTCCAGTAAAGAATTCATTCCATTTTGGGTGACGAAATTTTCGGTTCCAATTGGTAAATCGGCTCTGGGCGGAACTATTGGAACTTCTTCCTGATCATCTTCTTTTACAAATCCTCTGCTCATAATTTAAATTTAAGTAGAATTAATGCAATTTCCAGACCTTGTTTTTTAGAGTTATAAAATTAAACAAAAACTTCCAGAACGAAAAGTTCCGGAAGTTTCTTTAAATTATTTCGTCGGATTATTAATCACAATTTCCATCAACATCACAGCTTTCGCCGCCGTAGATGATTTGTAAACCTTTGTCTCCGGCAGAAAATTCCTTCCAAGAACTTTCTAAAACATCTGTAAATGCTGCGGGAGGTTGCGCTCCTGAAACTCCATATTTATCATTAATAACAAAAAACGGAACGCCGCTGATGCCCATTTGTTGAGCCAACATCATATCGCGCGTTACTTCCATTCCAAGATCGTCTGAAACTAAAGCTTCTTTTATTTCGTCTTCGTTTAAAGAAACCGATTTTCCAATTTCAATTAAAGTCGCTTCATCATCAATGTTTTTTCCATCGATAAGTTGCGCTTTAAATAAAGCTTCTTCAGTTTCGTTGGCTAGATTTTTCGTCGCAGCCAATTGTAGTAAAAGATGCGCTCTGTAGGAATTAGCAACTTTCTGGTGGTCGAAATTAAAATCAATTCCGGCTGCTTTTCCAGCTTTGTAAACGTGTTCATACATTTCTTTGGCTTGGTCCACAGAAACTCCTTTTGCTTCAGAAAAATACTGCAAAGAACTTATCTCCGGTTGTGTTTTCAAGTTTGGATCAAGTTGAAAACTATGCCAGGTTACTTCAATTTTATCTTTGTCTGGAAACTGTTCCAAAGCTTTTTCAAAATTCTTTTTTCCAACATAACAAAACGGACAACGAATGTCACTCCAAATATCTACTTTCATAACTTTTTATTTTTAAGAATAACAAAGATACAAATCTTAAAATCCATTGTTCTTGACTTATGATATAAACCGCGTCAGTGTTTTTTAATAACTTACATTCAATTAATAAATGCAACGGTTAATAAAAGACTGCTGGGATAGCTTCTGTTCCTAGGAACAGAAGCTATCCCAGCAGTCGGCGAAAAATTTCATCTTATCTTTGGGTTGCAAAACTCTAAAAACAGATGGCTCATTTAACGTTGGAACAAAGATACCAAATAGAAACTTATAGAAGTACTGGAATCAGCATTTCTGAAATAGCCAACTTTGTAGGCAAAGACAAAAGTGTAATTTCCAGAGAAATCAAGCGAAATGCGGATCAAAGAAGTGGGACATACAAAGCAAAATTAGCCGATAAAAAGGCTCAAAATAGGCATCAAATAAAAAGGAAAAAAATGCTCATTAACAGCAGAGATAGAAGTGAATATTTTGTGTTATTTGATTAAGGATTATAGCCCAGAACAGATCGTGGGTAGATCTAAAGTTGATAAGGTAAGTATGGTATCTGGTGAAAGAATTTACCAATACATTTGGGAAGATAAACGCAGAGGAGGTAAATTGTATCGGCATCTTCGAACCCAGGGAAAGAAGTATAAAAAAAGAGGTCATTTAAAAGACAAAAGAGGTCTTATTGTTGGTAGAGTGGACATTAGTCAGCGCCCTTCAATAGTTGAAAAGAAGAATAGATTAGGAGATTTAGAAATAGATTTGGTCATAGGGAAAGATCACAAAGGAGCCTTACTAACTATTAATGACAGAGCCTCTGGTGTACTATTTATGGGAAAAGTAGGTAGTAAAGAAGCTGCTGAAATTGAGAAGAAAACCATCGAGTTATTACAAGATTGGAAACCTCTGATCAAAACTATAACCTCTGACAATGGAAAAGAATTTGCAAATCATCAAGCGATAGCAGAAGCACTCAATATAAGCTACTATTTTGCCAAACCATACCACAGTTGGGAAAGAGGAGCGAATGAAAATTTGAATGGATTAATAAGACAATATTTTCCTAAAAAGCATAACTTTGAAAATATCACAAAAGAACAAATACAAGATGTAACTTATATTTTAAACAATAGACCTAGGAAAAGATTTGGGTACAAAACGCCCAATGAAATATTTGCCGAACAACTAAATAATTTTGATCATGTTGCATTTATTACTTGAATCCACCTAATGTAAAAAAAACAGTCTTTAAAAACAACGAAAAGAAAATCAGGGCGAAACCTTTAATTTAAAATAGAAATCTACATTCCTAATATTCCACCATACTTCAGTACCAAATACCATAAAGTTAAAGTCACAAATGACAGAGGAATTCCCACACCGAGAATTAAGTTACAAAACTTTGGTTCCAAACGATGTGCTGAGGCGATAATGGCTGCCGTTACCATTGGTCCCATGGCGGATTCTAAAAAAGCAACTTCGATCATTTCTCCTCTTTGTTTTAAAATGATGAAATAGAGGATAAAAATAACCGCTGGAAATAAAATGAGTTTAAATAAAAGTCCCCAAAAGAGAGGTTTTGCATCGCTGTCTAATTTCTGCCATCTGAGTTGGCTGCCCACTGAAACCAAAGCAAGCGGGACTGTTGTTGCACCAAGTTTTGCAAATACATCATCAATTACAAATGGTATATTGACATTAGATACATTTAAAATCACCGCAATGACAAACGCAATAAATGGCGGGAATCTTAAAATCTTTTTAATGATTTCAGAGATTGCAATTTTATCACCTGAATAAAAACTGGCAATCGTAATTCCCAGAGTTGAAAGCGCTACAAAAGATCCGGGTTGATCAACAAGCATCACTATTTTTATTCCGCTTTCGCCATATAATGATTGAATGACCGGAATTCCCACAAAAGAAGTATTTCCAAAACCGGCACATAAAATTAAAGCACCAATCAACGCTTTTGACCAATTCATTTTCTTACCTAAAAAACTAAAAAATAGAAGGGCTAAAATGATATTGATCCACGGAACCATTACAGGAAATAGCACCTGCATGTTTAAGGTGATTTTCGGAATATAATAAAGTGATAGCGCAGAAAGTGAAATGTTAATCACAAAAGAATTCAAGGCAAGATGTCCGTTTTCTGGAAACAGTTTCGCTTTCCGAAGAAAAAATCCCAGAAATAAACATAGAAAAAGTATAATTAGATTAGACAAATTTTAATTTTATTGAAGGTTTTCTTGAACTAAAAATAGCGAAAATAATTAGAATAAAGGTAGTAAAAACTCCCGCAGATCAAGCAGATGGAGCAGATTTGAATAATGTTAATCTGCGTCATCTGCAAAATCTGCGGGAGCCTATTTTTGTGATATTACTAATAATCTACAAACTTGCTTCGTAAGCACTCCAACCAGCAATCTTATAAGTCAAAGCAGATTTTTCAGCGTCAGTAGATTTATAAATCCCACGACCTACAATAATGAAATCAGTTTCCAGTTGTGTAAATGCGTGTTCCGGTGTGTTGTATTGTTGACCTTTTCCGTCGCCAGCATCAGCCAAGTTAATTCCCGGCGTAAATAAAAGTAATTCGTTTGGAACCTTATTTTGAGCGACACCACCGAAAACGTTCGGATGAGATAACGCAATTTTAGTTGCGTCTTCGCGATAATCAGCATCCGTCAAAGTTCCTTTTGAAGACATTCCTATAATCGCAACAACGCCCACATTTCTGAAGCAGTCGAGTGAATCGTAGCCAGCAATTACTTGCGCTGTAACGAAATCAGCCCAGTTCGAAATCTTGTAAGTCCCGTACGCAAACTGTAATTCCTGAGTGTTTCCAATATCTGCAAATTTGCGGTCTTCCATTAAAAGGAAGTTGTATTTGGTCGCTAAATCTTTTAATGGTAAAATGGTATTGTCTGAATCGAAATCGATTAAAATATCGATATGTGTTTTCAGAGCAACGATGTGTGGACCGACTTTTTCAGCCAAGGCCAATAATTCCTGAGTAGTCGTAACATCTGCGGAAACAATAAGATTTGACTTTTTTTCAATCGCAATTTCCAATAGTTTTTGTGCAATAGAATGGTCGCAAATATCTAATTTCTGTTCGTAAGAAAGTCTTTTTTCTTCTTCAAATTTCACCACATTGCCAGCGAGGAAATCGTTGATTCTTTCAACTTCATCATCGGTTAAATGTCCTTCATCTTTTAGTATTTTGCAAACTTCAGAAATGGTAAAAAGAGAATGAACGCGGAATCCTTTGCTTTCCAAAATTTCCCGTCCACCTTGTTGTCTGTCTAAAACAACCACAATATCAGAAACGGTAATTCCTTCATTTTCGATTTCCGGAATCGTTTCCAGCAATGAAGCACCGGAGGTAATAACATCTTCAACTAAAAGACAGTTTTGCCCGGGAGTAAAAATCCCTTCAAGAATTTTTTTAGTGCCATATTGCTTAGCTTCTTTACGTTTGATAATCAAAGGAAGATAACTTTCCAAAGACATTGCAGTTGCCATCGGAAGTGCCGCGTAAGGAACGCCACAGATCAAATCGAAATTATCCAATGGAAGCATATCCAATAAATAATTAGCGAGCAATTTCAGAATCTTAGGATCAGAAGCGAGTGGACGCAAATCCACATAAAAAGGGCTTTCTATTCCTGATTTCAGGGTAAACCTGCCAAACTTAATGATGCCGAGTTTATAACACTCGAGAAAAAATTCTTTCTTAGTTTCCATTTACTTTTTACTTTATCACAAAGTTAATATTTTCAGGCAAACTCGAGGAAAGATAAAAGGTTAAAAAACCCTAAAAAGTAAATTATTTTCCTTCTATATAATTGGAAATTAAATTCACTTTAATAAAGAAAAAAAAATAAACAGGTATTCTGAATTGGCCAGTTAGCAGTCCAGATGTTTGCATACAATTTCCTCAAACTGATCAAGATCAAAAGGCTTGGCAATAAAATCATCAGCTTTGGCTTCGGCAGCCAACTCACTGATATTGCTGTTGGCAGAAAAATAAATAACCGGAATGTTTTTTAATTCATCGTTGGCTTTGATTAATCTTGTAGCTTCAATTCCGCTAATGTCCGGCAACCAATTATCCATGAAAATAAGATCGGGCAAAAAGTCCTTTACCTGTTGTTCGATACCATTGGTCGTAGGCGAAGTTTTTACTTCAAATCCGAGATCCTTTAAAATTTCAGTACACAACTCGAGAATTTCCAGATTGTCATCAAAAATAAATACTTTTTTGTTTTTTTTTATAGCGGTATTTTCGGTCATTTTTATAGTTGGTTTATGTAGTTCGCCATCTCTTCTAAATCAAGTATCGCATCAATTGCGACATGATCCATTGCATATTCTGGCATAAAAGGTACGATTGCAGAAGCCGGATTTTGAATAATTGCGAGACCTCCGTTTTCTTTTACTTTCTGCAGTCCCACTGTTCCATCACTGTTGGCACCAGAGAGTAGCAAACATACGAGATTTTCTCCGAATACCTGAGCGGCACTTTCGAAAGTGACATCAATGGATGGTCGTGAAAAATTAACTTTTTCAGAAGCATCCAGTGAAAAGGTTTTATTGTTTTCGATAAGTAAATGATAGTTGGGAGGAGCGATGTAGATCGTGGATGCTTTCATTTCTTCTTTTTCTTCCAGTTCATTTACTTTCAGTTTTGTTTTGCTGCTTAAAAGGTCGGTTAGCAAACTTTCTTTTCCCGGTTTGCGGTGAAGTACAATAATAATAGGAAATGGGAGCAAAGGATTAAGGTCCGGCAGTACTTTTAAAAGTACATCCAGACTGCCGGCAGATCCGCCTATAACCAATGCTTCACAATATTTCATTTATTGAATTTTACGCCAGATCTTTCCGGTTTCTAATCTTTCAAAGTTCTTGGAAATTGGGGAAAAATCCAGAGTTTCCTTCGTGCCTAAAGCAAGATAGCCAAATTTTTCTAAACTGTTATCAAACAGCTCGAACACTTTGGATTGCAAAGGTCTATCAAAATAAATAATTACATTTCGACACAAGATCAACTGAAACTCATTGAATGAATTGTCTGAAACTAAATTGTGCGTTGAAAAAATAATCTTCGTTTTTAAATCATCGTTGAGTTTTCCCAATGAATAATTGGCAGTGTAATAATCAGAAAATTGTTCACTTCCGCCGGAGGCAATATAATTCTCGGTATATAATTTTATTTTGCTCATCGGAATCATTGACTGCGCAGCGTTTTCTAAAACAGCACTGTTGATATCCGTGGCATAAATGAGCGACTTGTGGAGTAGATTAAGTTCTTTTAAAAGTATCGCAACAGAATACGCTTCTTCACCAGTACTGCATCCGGCAATCCAAATGCGAATAAAAGGATAAGTTCCAAGTCGGGGTAAAATGTCATTTCTTAAAGTTTTATAAAACTCTGGATCTCGGAACATCTCAGTAACATTAATAGTTACCTGCTCCAGAAATCGTTTAAAATAAGCGGGTTCTGTTCTGATTTTATATCTGAATTCTGCAAAACTTACAAAACCATCCATGCCGTAAAGCCGCAGAATCCTTCGCTTTAAAGAAGCCCGCGAATATCCCGTAAAATCGTAACCGTAAACTTCCAGTACATCTGAGAGTAGCGTTTCGACATATTCATCATTGTGTTCTGTGGAATTCACGGTCAGTCGATTAATTGGTTAAGTAACAGTAGAAGTTCATCAACATTTACCGGCTTCGAAATGTAACCATCTGCGCCGGCCTCCATGCATTTTTCTCGGTCACCTGTCATGGCTTGTGCGGTAATTGCGATTACAGGAATGTTTTTCAGTTCTTTGTCGCTTTTCATTTTTCCAATGGCTTCATAACCGTCCATTTCCGGCATCATCATGTCCATAAGAACGACACCAACATTTTTATTGGAAGAAAGCATTTTTAATCCCTGATTGGCACTCAACGCAGAAATACATTGAAATTTTTTTGCTTTGAGCACTGCGCTGAGCGCAAATATATTTTTACTGTCATCATCGATGATGAGAATCTCTTTTTCGTTTTTCATAAACTGAACTTTAGATTTTGTCGTATAACCAGACTCTTAATAAAGAAACCATTTGGTCAATATCTACGGGTTTTGAAATGTAATCTGAGGCACCTACTGCGATACATTTTTCGCGGTCGCCCATCATGGCTTTTGAGGTTACTGCCAAAACAGGTAGATTTTTAAATTGCGATGAACTTCTAATTTCACGGATGGTTTCGTAGCCGTCCATTTCAGGCATCATCATATCCATCAAAACAATATCAATGGCTGGATTTTCTCTTAAAATGTTCATGGCTTCTTTTCCATCCATTGCAGGAATTACTTTCATTCCTTGTATTTCAAGCGCTTTTGTAAGGGAAAAAATATTACGCACATCATCGTCTGCAAGAAGTACCGTTTTGTTTTTAAGGATGTTTCTTAACTCTCCTAAATTTTCAAAACCGTCTGATCTATCTCCTTTTTTCTTCTGTTTCTCTTCTACGAGATGAAGGAATAAACCAGCTTCATCTAAAATACGTTGATAGGAATACGCAGTTTTAACAACGATAGAATCTGCATATTTTTTAATTCGGTTTTCTTCACCCTGAGAAAGACTTTTTCCTGTAAACACAATAATAGGAAGTTGTTCTAATCCTTTGTTTTGCTTAATGGTTTCAAGAGTATCATAAGCATTTCTGCCAGGCATTCCCATATCCAGAATTACGCAATCTATTTCCTGTTTTTTAAGAGCGTCAATGCTTTCCGAAACATTACTCACGATGTCTGTGGTGATGCTGTTGGCACTTAGAAAATAACTTAATGCTTTGGCATGCTGCTCATTTTCTTCTACAATCAAAACTTTTTTGGGCGAACGGTTCATCGCATTTTCAAGTTTCTTAAAAACTTCCTGCATTTGATCCAAAGCAAAAGGTTTATTAATAAAATCAACTGCTCCTCTTAATAAACTCTCCTGTTTAAATTTCATTGAGGACATGATATGCACAGGAATCGGTTTTGTTTCCGGATTAGATTTCAACGCTTCCATTACTTGCCAGCCGTCCATTATCGGTAACTGAATATCCAGTAAAATAGCAAGCGGTTTAAAGTGTTGAGCCAATTCAATACCGACATCACCGCGCACTGCTGCAATAACCTTATAGTTCTTCGTGCGGGAAAAATCCATAAGTATTTTTGCAAAAGCGGTATCATCTTCAATAATCAAAATCACTTTGTCTCCTGCGACAATATTTTCGCGGTCATCCGGAATAGGTTGTGGAATATGATCTGCGATAAATCGTTCCGGCTGTTTTGCGACTTCCACGATTGGATACGGCTGACTTTGAAGTTGCAATTGATTTTCATCTCTGGATTCTTCTGTAAAATAAACAGGTACAGTCAGCGTAAATTCACTACCGACTCCTTCCGTACTTTTTAAATCTATTTCTCCACCCAGTAAACGAGCCAGTTCTCGACTGATGGAAAGGCCTAAACCTGTACCGCCATATTTTCGTTGGGTAGATCCGTCGGCTTGTTGAAAGGCTTCAAAAACCATACGCAGCTTATCTTTCGGAATACCAATTCCTGTATCGATTACCGTGAATCGAACTTTCTGTTTGGTCTCATCATTCGAAATTTTTAAAGTGATGCTTCCTTGTGATGTGAACTTAATTGCATTGGAAAGTAAATTTTTAAGGACTTGCTCTAAACGCATTTTATCAGTACTTAATACTCTCGAAGTTTCAGGTTCGATTTCTATATTTAAAGCTAATTTCTTTTCATTTGCAACTGGTTTAAATAACATCTGCATATCTGAGGTTATTTCTTCTAAAGGAACCTCATTAATTTCCAAGGTCATCTTACCAGATTCAATTTTAGAAAGATCTAATATTTCGTCGATAAGCGTTAATAAACCTTGTCCAGAACTTTGCATCACTGCCGCATATTCAACATATTGTTCGTCAAGATCATCGCTTTCAGTCATCAGTTTTGAAAGCAGTAAGATTGAATTAAGCGGGGTGCGCAATTCATGTGACATGTTGGCCAAAAATTCTGATTTGTATTTGGTGCTTTGCTCCAGTTCAATCGATTTCTGTTGAATTGAAATATTGCGTTCTTCAATCAGAGCATTCTTTTCTTCTAATAAGCCGGTTCGTTCTTCCAGCTCCTGATTACTTTGCATTAATTCTTCCTGCTGAACGCGCAATTCTTCTTCAGAGGCGAGAAGTTTCTGCGACTGTGCTTCAAGTTCTTCATTGATGTTTTCCAGTTCGGCATGCTGGGTTTGAAGTTCTTCCGATTGTGCCTGAGTTTCCTCCAGCAATTCCTGCATTTTAATTCTGCTTTGTGCTCCGTAAAATGCCAGGCCGATATTTCCTGCTACAGAATGAAGGTATTCTAATTGAAGCGGAGAGTAGTCGCCCGTTGTACCTAATTCAATAACACCCAACGGAATGTTATATCTGGTAATCGGGATTGCAATAATATTATTTGGCTTTGTTCTTCCTGTGGCATAACTTATTGTAGCCGCATTATCCGGGATGTTTTTCAATACGATCTGTTTTGCAGATCGGAAGGCTTCACCAGCGATTCCTTCTCCAATTTTCAGTGTCGTTTTAATTTCACTATGATCGATTGCATAAGTTCCGGTCAAGTATAATTGATTGTCTTCTCCCTGTAAATAAATGGCAGCTAAACGGCTTTGGGTATGTTCTGTAATACTTTCTAAAATATCTGTGGCCAGTTTTTCAATGCTTTTTTCGCCCATGGTTCGGTCATTAAGCTGCGCGACAGAAGAGCTTAGCCATTCTTTTTCCTCTAATGTATTAAAGGAATTCTGAAGGGACTGAGCCATATTGTTCAGCGGTTCTGCAACGCTTCCCAAACTGTTTTTAGCATTCTGATCCAATAGGATATTATAATCACCATCTGAAATTTGTGCAGTTACCTTTTCAATAGCGGAAAGACGGTTTACACTTTCTTCGTTCTTTTCTTCTAATTCATTTGTTAGCTTATTCTTTTCATTAAAATCCTGGGAAACTTTGCGGAAGAATACAA is a window from the Kaistella flava (ex Peng et al. 2021) genome containing:
- a CDS encoding response regulator — its product is MSFKRNLLFGLGLSMTLLLISSFASYLSIKNLIDSSYMVRNSNKIIKDLDHLFSLVKDAETGQRGYLLTEDQVFLDPYTKAKENITVAISDLSSEISTTDKQSKNFEILKANIEARLDILDRNLNEKKRKNVVTTEQLLAGKKFMDDIRVTVGNMQTEEQAILKSRTETVDNLASYTPWLIILSALLAIAITLVFFRKVSQDFNEKNKLTNELEEKNEESVNRLSAIEKVTAQISDGDYNILLDQNAKNSLGSVAEPLNNMAQSLQNSFNTLEEKEWLSSSVAQLNDRTMGEKSIEKLATDILESITEHTQSRLAAIYLQGEDNQLYLTGTYAIDHSEIKTTLKIGEGIAGEAFRSAKQIVLKNIPDNAATISYATGRTKPNNIIAIPITRYNIPLGVIELGTTGDYSPLQLEYLHSVAGNIGLAFYGAQSRIKMQELLEETQAQSEELQTQHAELENINEELEAQSQKLLASEEELRVQQEELMQSNQELEERTGLLEEKNALIEERNISIQQKSIELEQSTKYKSEFLANMSHELRTPLNSILLLSKLMTESDDLDEQYVEYAAVMQSSGQGLLTLIDEILDLSKIESGKMTLEINEVPLEEITSDMQMLFKPVANEKKLALNIEIEPETSRVLSTDKMRLEQVLKNLLSNAIKFTSQGSITLKISNDETKQKVRFTVIDTGIGIPKDKLRMVFEAFQQADGSTQRKYGGTGLGLSISRELARLLGGEIDLKSTEGVGSEFTLTVPVYFTEESRDENQLQLQSQPYPIVEVAKQPERFIADHIPQPIPDDRENIVAGDKVILIIEDDTAFAKILMDFSRTKNYKVIAAVRGDVGIELAQHFKPLAILLDIQLPIMDGWQVMEALKSNPETKPIPVHIMSSMKFKQESLLRGAVDFINKPFALDQMQEVFKKLENAMNRSPKKVLIVEENEQHAKALSYFLSANSITTDIVSNVSESIDALKKQEIDCVILDMGMPGRNAYDTLETIKQNKGLEQLPIIVFTGKSLSQGEENRIKKYADSIVVKTAYSYQRILDEAGLFLHLVEEKQKKKGDRSDGFENLGELRNILKNKTVLLADDDVRNIFSLTKALEIQGMKVIPAMDGKEAMNILRENPAIDIVLMDMMMPEMDGYETIREIRSSSQFKNLPVLAVTSKAMMGDREKCIAVGASDYISKPVDIDQMVSLLRVWLYDKI